A genomic region of Oenanthe melanoleuca isolate GR-GAL-2019-014 chromosome 25, OMel1.0, whole genome shotgun sequence contains the following coding sequences:
- the LMNA gene encoding lamin → MATPSQKRSTRSGASGTPLSPTRITRLQEKEDLQELNDRLAVYIDKVRSLELENAGLRLRITESEEVVSREVSGIKAAYESELADARKTLDSVAKERARLQLELSKVREEHKELKARNAKKEGDLLTAQARLKDVEALLNSKEAALSTALGEKRNLETEVRDLRGQVAKLESALSEAKKQLQDEMLRRVDAENRLQTLKEELEFQKNIYSEELRETKRRHETRLVEIDNGRQREFESKLSEALQELRSQHEAQIRLYKDELEKTYGAKLENAKQSAERNSNMVGAAHEELQQTRIRIDNLSSEVSQLQKQLAAKEAKLHDLEDILARERESNRRLLSDKEREMAEMRARMQQQLDEYQELLDIKLALDMEINAYRKLLEGEEERLRLSPSPSSHKGASRSHMSTPGSSKKRKLEDSESRTSFSHHARTSGRVGVEEVDLEGKFVRLRNKSNEDQAMGNWQIKRQNGDDPPLTYRFPPKFTLKAGQVVTIWASGAGATHSPPSNLVWKAQSSWGSGDSLRTALINSNGEEVAMRKLVRTVIINDDEDEEDDEMSIHHRHHHGCSGSGDPGEYNLRSRTVVCGTCGQPADKGGSQGAGAATLSSGSSSSSVTVTRSYRSMGDSGIGLGDSLVSRSYVLGSSGPRRQAQAVQNCSIM, encoded by the exons ATGGCGACGCCTTCGCAGAAAAGGAGCACCCGCAGCGGGGCTTCGGGGACCCCCTTGTCCCCCACGCGCATCACCcgcctgcaggagaaggaggacCTGCAGGAGCTCAATGACCGCTTGGCCGTCTACATCGACAAGGTGCGCTCGCTGGAGCTGGAGAACGCCGGCCTGAGGCTGCGCATCACCGAGTCCGAGGAGGTGGTGAGCCGCGAGGTCTCGGGCATCAAGGCTGCCTACGAGTCGGAGCTGGCGGATGCCCGCAAGACCTTGGATTCGGTGGCCAAGGAGAGAGCGcggctgcagctggagctcagcaaaGTCCGGGAGGAGCACAAGGAGCTGAAAGCGCG GAATGCCAAGAAGGAAGGGGACCTGCTGACTGCCCAGGCACGCCTTAAGGATGTGGAGGCTTTGCTTAATTCCAAGGAGGCTGCTctctccacagccctgggtgagAAGAGGAATCTGGAAACTGAAGTGCGGGACCTGAGGGGACAGGTGGCCAAG CTGGAAAGTGCCTTGAGCGAAGCcaagaagcagctgcaggacgAGATGCTGCGGCGCGTGGACGCCGAGAACCGGCTGCAGACGctgaaggaggagctggagttCCAGAAGAACATCTACAGCGag GAGCTGCGCGAGACCAAGCGGCGCCACGAGACGCGGCTGGTGGAGATCGACAACGGGCGGCAGCGCGAGTTCGAGAGCAAGCTGTCGGAGGCGCTGCAGGAGCTGCGCAGCCAGCACGAGGCCCAGATCCGCCTCTACAAGGACGAGCTGGAGAAAACCTATGGGGCCAAG CTGGAGAACGCCAAGCAGTCAGCGGAGAGGAACAGCAACATGGTGGGGGCTGCCCacgaggagctgcagcagaccCGCATCCGCATCGACAACCTCTCCTCAGAAGTCAGCCAGCTGCAGAAGCAG ctggcagccaAGGAAGCGAAGCTGCACGACCTGGAGGACATTCTGGCCCGGGAGCGCGAGAGCAACCGGCGCCTGCTGTCCGACAAGGAGCGGGAGATGGCCGAGATGAGGGCACgcatgcagcagcagctggatgagtaccaggagctgctggacatCAAGCTGGCCCTGGACATGGAGATCAACGCCTACCGCAAGCTGCTGGAGGGCGAGGAGGAGCG gctgaggctgtcccccagcccttcATCCCACAAAGGTGCATCCCGAAGCCACATGTCCACCCCAGGCTCCTCCAAGAAGCGGAAGCTGGAGGACAGTGAGAGCAGGACCAGCTTCTCCCACCACGCCCGGACCAGTGGCCGTGTCGGTGTGGAGGAGGTGGACTTGGAGGGCAAGTTTGTCCGTCTCAGGAACAAGTCCAACGAG GACCAGGCAATGGGGAACTGGCAGATCAAGCGGCAGAACGGGGACGACCCTCCCCTCACCTACCGCTTCCCCCCAAAGTTCACCCTCAAGGCTGGCCAGGTGGTCACG ATCTGGGCCTCAGGAGCTGGAGCAACCCACAGCCCCCCCAGTAACTTGGTGTGgaaagcccagagcagctggggctcgGGGGACAGCCTGCGCACCGCCCTCATCAACTCCAACGGGGAG GAGGTGGCCATGAGGAAACTGGTCCGCACCGTGATCATCAACGACGacgaggatgaggaggatgatgaaaTGAGCATCCACCACCGCCATCACCAT GGCTGCAGCGGCTCCGGGGACCCCGGCGAGTACAACCTGCGCTCGCGCACCGTGGTGTGCGGCACCTGCGGCCAGCCGGCCGACAAGGGCGGCTCGCAGGGCGCCGGCGCCGCCACCCTGTCCTCGGGCTCGTCCAGCTCCAGCGTCACCGTCACCCGCAGCTACCGCAGCATGGGCGACTCGGGCATCGGCCTGGGCGACAGCCTGGTGTCCAGGAGCTACGTGCTGGGGAGCTCCGGCCCGCGCCGGCAG gctcaggctgtgcaGAACTGCAGCATCATGTAA